CGGTTGAGGACGTAGACGAGGTCGAAGGCCCGCAGGGCCTCGATGACGGTGATGACGAGGACGACCACGGACGTCGGCGCCAGCGAGGGCAGCGTGACGTGCCGGAAGACCTGCACCTCGCCCGCCCCGTCCAGCGCGGCCGCCTCCTTCAGCGCGGGGTCGACCCCCTTGAGGCCGGCCAGGAAGAGCACCATGACGTACCCGACGTGCCGCCACGACGCGGCGAGCAGCGCGGCCCAGAGGTTGATGCTGCTGTCACCGACCCAGTCGACGTCCGTGCCCAGCACGGCGTTGAGCAGCCCCTGGTCGCGGCTGTAGACGAGCTGCCAGATGAAGCCGACGAGAGCCAGCGAGAGCACCACCGGCAGGAAGATCGCCGACTGGTAGACGCGCGTGCCCCGCAGCTCCTTGTCGAGCAGGACGGCGAGCAGCAGCCCCGTCGGCGTCGCGAGCACGAGGAAGACGACGAGCCAGACGACGTTGTGCTGCAGCGCCGGCCAGAACGGCGGGTAGTTGGTGACCACCTGCCGGTAGTTCTCCAGGCCCACGGGGACGGCGTCCGTCAGCTCGCCGACGCCGTTCCACCGGGTGAAGGACAGCGCCACGGACAGCAGCGCCGGGCCCCAGACGAGCGCCAGGCTCAGCAGCAGCGGGACGCCGAGCATCGCGGCGAGGACGGCGGTGTCGCGCCGGCCGAGGTGCGCGGCGCCGCGGCGGCGCCGGCGGCCGGCCTCGCGGGGCGGCGTCCCGGTGGGAGCGGGTGCGGTGGTGGTCATGTCAGTCGACGAAGGTCGCCTCGGCCTGCTGCTGCACCTGCTCCAGCACCGCCTCGACGCCGCTCGGGTCCTCGATGAAGGCCTGCAGCGCGGGGATGACGGCGGGCGCCGCGAAGTCCGGCCGCGTGTCGCGGTCGAGGTACTGCGCGAGGTTCGGCGTCGAGGCCAGCACCTCGACGAACTTCTGCTGCAGCGGCGAGTAGGCCGCGGTGTCGACGTCGGCCGCCGTGCCGACGGTGTTGGCGTCGGTCTGCGCGTAGACGCCCTGCGCCGCACCGGTGCCCAGGTAGCGGAGCAGCTCGAGGGAGCCGTCCCGGTTGTCCGGGTCGGCGACCATCATGAAGCCGTCGACCGGCGCGTCGACCGCGTCCTGCCCGTGCTCCGCCTCCACCTCCGGGTAGACGAAGAAGTCGAGGTCGTCGCGGTCGGGGCCCTCGAACTGGTCGAGGACGAAGCTGCCCATGAGGAGCATGGCGCTCTCGCCGCGCTGGACCGAGGCGGCGGCGTCCTGCCACGTGCGGCCGAGGGCGCCGGTCTGGTGCAGCGGCAGCAGCTGCTCCCACACCCGGAAGGTCTCGCGCACCCGCGGGTCGGTCCAGCTCTCCGCGCCGTCCAGCAGCGACAGGTGGAAGTCGTAGCCGTTGACCCGCATGTTGAGGGCGTCGAAGGTGCCCATGGCCTCCCAGCCCTCCTGGTCGGCGAAGGCGAAGGGGGTGACGCCCCTGCCCTGCATGGCCGACCCGAGGGACTCGAGCTCGTCGAGCGTCGTCGGCACCTCCCAGCCGTTCTCGGCGAAGAGGCTCGGGCGGTAGTAGACGACCCAGGGGTAGGTGTAGAAGGGCACGAGGTACTGCTGCCCGTCGGCGGCCGTGCACGCCTGCCGGACGCCGTCGGCGACGCCGTCGCCCACCTCCGCCCACACCTCGGACAGGTCGCCGACGAGCCCCTGCTCGGCGAAGAAGCGCATGCGGTAGCCCGCGTTCCAGATGAGGACGTCGTCCGGCGCCGACTGCAGGTAGTTGTTGACCTGCTCCGTGTAGAGCAGCCGGTTGACGGTGACGGCCGTGCCCGTCTCCTCGGTGAAGGCCCGGAAGACGGCGTCGTAGCCGGCCGTCGGGATGGCCGCGTTGGCGTTGAGGCCGAAGGTCACGCCCCCGGCGTCGGCGTCGCCGGACGACCCGCCGCCGCACCCGGCCAGCGCCGCCAGCCCGCCGGCGCCCAGGGCACCGCCGAGGAAGGTGCGCCGGGCGAGCGGGACGGACGGGCCGGGGCGGCCGTGGCGGTGGCGGGGGGTGGTGGGCATCGTCGCTCCTCCGGGACGCCGGTCGACCCGATCAGCCGACCGCGCGGTGCGCCGAACCGTAGGAGCGGTCTGCCGGTCGGTCAACAGTCTGCTACTGGTACGGTCTTGGTATGCCAGCGTCGTCGTCGACCCCTGCGCCGCCCGCCCCGTCCGACGGGCCCCTCCTCCCCCGCGCCGCCCTCGACGGCGGCCTGCCGCTGTACGGCCAGGTCGCTGCGCGGCTCGCGGAGGACCTCGCCGGTGCGGCCCGCGGCGACCGGCTGCCCCCGGAGCGCCGCCTCGGCGAGCGGTACGGCGTCTCGCGGGTCACCCTCCGGGCGGCCCTCGGCGAGCTGGAGCGCCGCGGCATGGTGTCCTCCTCCCCCTCGCGGGGCTGGTTCGTCGAGGACATGAAGGTGGCCGGGCCGGGGCGCCGGTCACCGCGGCTGCAGGGTTTCGCGGACTTCGCCGCCGAGCACGGGCTCGGGACGCGCACGGACGTCCTCCACGCCACCACCCGGGGCTGCACCGTCGAGGAGGCGGTGACGCTGAGGATGGCGCCCGGCGCCCCGCTCTTCGACCTCCGGCGGCTCCGCTTCCTCGACGACCACGTCGTCGTCGTCGAGCGCAACCGGCTGCCGCTGCACCTGTGCCCGGCGCTGGCGACGACGGACTTCACCCAGGCGTCGCTCTACGCGACGCTGCGCCTCGCCGACCCGCCGCAGGTGCCGTGGCGGGCGGACTACTCCGTCGAGGCCCGGCCGCCGGAGGACGAGGAGCGGCGGCTGCTCGAGGTCGACGCCCACGTGCCCCTGCTCGTCGCGACCCAGCTCTCCTACAACGAGGAGGGGCGGCCGCTGGAGTACACCGTGGCCGCCTACCGCGGCGACCGGTACCGCTTCACCGCGTCCATCACGAGCTGAGCCCGGGTCGCCGGCCGGGACGCCCACACCAGCGGCCGTACGGACCACATCGGTCATACCGACCACAGACCGGACGCAGGCCGGTTGACGACCGACCGGACCGGGCCTAGCGTCCGCCGCGTGACGCAGACGTCCCCGGCCCCCGGCCCCGCCGACCCCCTCGCGCCCGAGCGCTCCGCCCCCGGCGCGCGGTGGACGGCGGAGGAGGTGGCGCAGCAGCCGGCGCTCTGGCGCGAGGTGGCCCGGGCGGCGGCCACGGCCCCCCGCGTCCCGGCGGACCTGCTGGCCCGCGAGGACCTGCGCGTCGTGCTCACGGGGGCGGGGACGTCGGCCTTCGCGGGCGGGCTCCTGGCCCCCGCGCTCGCCCGGGCGCTCGGGCGGCGCGTCGAGGCGGTGGCGACGACCGACGTCGTCCCGTCCCCCGCGGACGCCTTCGCCGACGACGTCCCGACGCTGCTCGTCTCCTTCGCGCGGTCCGGGGACAGCCCCGAGAGCCTGGCCGCGACCCGGCTCGCCGACGAGCTGCTCACCGAGTGCCACCACCTCGTCGTCACGTGCAACCCCGACGGCGCCCTCGCCCGCGCCCACGCCGACGCGCCCCGCTCGACGGTCCTGCTCATGCCCCCCGCGGCCGACGACCGCGCCTTCGCCATGACGTCGAGCCTCACCTGCATGACGGTGGCCACCCGGCTGGCGCTGGACCCGGCCGTCCCCGCGGACGCCGTGGAGCGCGTCGCGGCCGCCGCCGAGCAGGTGCTGGCCACCGCTCCCGCCCGGACCCGGGCGCTCGCCGCCCAGGCGCCCCCGCGCGTCGTCTACCTCGGCAGCGGCGCGCTGACGGCGCTGGCGCGCGAGTCGGCGCTCAAGCTCCTCGAGCTGACGGCGGGCCGCGTCGTCGCCTACGCCGACTCCTCCCTCGGCTTCCGCCACGGCCCCAAGGCGGTGCTCGACCCGACGACGCTCGTCGTCGTGCTCGTGTCGGGCGACCCGCACGCCCGCCGCTACGACCTCGACCTCGTCGCCGAGCTGCGGGCCGGCCTCCCCGCGGGCCACGTCGTCGTCGTCACGGGCGACGCCGCGGACGGGGACGCGGGCGGCGCCGACGGCGACGACGGGGCCACCTGGCGCGTCCCCGGCCTCGAGGGGCTCGACGACGCCTGGCGCGCCCTGCCCTTCGTCGTCCACGCGCAGCTGCTGGCCCTGCAGACGTCGGTCCACCTCGGGCTCACGCCCGACAACCCCTTCCCCACCGGCGAGGTCAACCGCGTGGTGCAGGGCGTCACCGTCCACCCGTACGACGCCGGCCCCGCCGCCGCCCGGACGGACCCGTCGACCTCCGCGCCGTCGTGAGCGGACCCTTCCTCGGGGTCGACGGCGGGGGCAGCGGCACCCGCTTCGTCCTGGTCGGCGGGGACGGCGTCGTCCTGGCCGAGGCCGCGGGGCCGACGACCTACACGCCGACCGGCGGGACGGCCCTCGTCCGCGACGTCCTCGCCGCCGGCGTCGCCGAGGTGTGCGCGGCCGCGGGCACGCGCCCGCGAGAGGTCGCCCACGCCTTTCTCGGGCTCCCCGGCTACGGCGAGTCCCCCGACGGGACAGCGCCTCTCGACGACGTCGTCGTGGAGGTCCTCGGCCACGACCGGTGCGCGGCGGACAACGACATGGTCTGCGGCTGGGCCGGCTCGCTGGCCGGCGCCGACGGGGTCAACGTCATCGCCGGGACGGGCTCGATGGCCTACGGCCGCCGCGGCGACCGGGGCGCGCGCGTGGGCGGCTGGGGCGAGGTCTTCGGCGACGAGGGCTCCGGCTACGCCGTGGCCGTGGCGGGGCTCCGCCTCTTCAGCCGCATGGCCGACGGCCGCGAGCCGGCCGGGCCGCTGCTCGACGTCGTCCGCGACCACCTCGACCTGCGCCACGACCTCGACCTCGTGGGCCTCGTCCACGAGCGCTGGGGCGCCGACCGCGGGCGGGTCGCCGCCCTCGCCCCGCTCGTCGGGCGGGCCGCGCGGGCCGGCGACACCGCCGCGCGCCGAGTGCTGCAGGACGCCGGCGGCGCCCTCGCCGAGCTCGTCGCCACCGCGCGCGAGCGCCTGGGCCACGACCCCGACGAGGTCGTGCCCGTCTCCTGGTCCGGCGGCCTCCTGGCCGACGACGTCGTCCGCGCCGCCCTCCTCGAGGGCCTGCGCGGGCGCGGCGGGCGCTACGAGCCCCGCCCCCCGGCCCTCCCGCCCGTCCTCGGCGCCGCGCTGCACGCGGCGGCCCTCGCGGGCACCCCCCTCGACGACGCCGCGCTGGCCCGCCTGCGCACGTCGTCGACCGCCCCTCCCGAGCGAGGACACCCATGACCAGGAACAGCTGGATCCCCTACGCCGCCGGCCTCGTGCTCTTCTGGGGCGTCTGGGGCGCCACCTCGGGGCTGCCCACCGCCCGGTACGGCTACCCCGACGAGATGGTCTACGTCATCTGGGCCTTCACGATGCTCGTGCCCGCGGCGGTCGTCCTGCGGCGCACGACGTGGGACCGCCGCGGCGTCGCCACGGGCTACGGCCTCGTCGTCGGGCTCACCGGCGCCGGCGGCCAGCTCCTGCTCTTCAAGGCGCTGACGCTCGGCCCCGCCTACCTCGTCTTCCCCCTCGTGGCGCTCTCCCCCGCCATCACCGTGCTCCTCGCGCTCGTGCTCCTCCGCGAGCGCCTGAACCGCCTCTCGGCGGCCGGCGTCGTCATGGCGCTCGTCGCCGTCGTGCTCTTCAGCGTCTCCTCGGGCGACGGGCAGGGCGGCTCCGTCGCCGCCTGGCTGCCCCTCGCGGCGCTCGTCACGGTCGCCTGGGGCGTGCAGGCCTTCGTCATGCGCCTCGCCGCGGTGCAGGGCGTCAACGACGGGACGACCTTCGGCTGGATGACGATCAGCGGGCTGCTGCTCGTGCCGCTGGCCCTCGTCATGGCCGGCGGGCTGCCCTCGGGCGTCGGCTGGGAGGCCCCCACGCTGGCCGGCGGCACCCAGCTGCTCAACGCGGTCGGCGCCCTCTTCCTCGTCATGGCGCTGTCGCGCGGCAAGGCCTCGGTCGTCGCCCCCGTCACCAACGCGCTGGCGCCCGTCCTCACCATCGTCCTGTCGCTGCTGCTCTTCCGGACGCTGCCGAGCGTCCCCGCTACGGTCGGCATCGTGCTCGCCCTCGTCGGCTCGACCCTCATGGTCCGCAGCGACGAGCGGCGCGGCGAGGCCCTCGCCGCCTCGCACGTCCCGGAGGCACGCCGTCGCACGGCCACGGGCGCCGACCCCGCGGGCCGCGGGTGAGCGCGCCGCCCGTCGTCGTCCTCACGCCGAACCCCGCCGTCGACGTCACCTACGCCGTCGACGCCCAGGAGGTCGGCACCACCGTCCGGGTCCGGCGCGTCTCGCGCCGGCCCGGCGGCAAGGGCGTCAACGTCG
The sequence above is a segment of the Pseudokineococcus lusitanus genome. Coding sequences within it:
- a CDS encoding SIS domain-containing protein, which produces MTQTSPAPGPADPLAPERSAPGARWTAEEVAQQPALWREVARAAATAPRVPADLLAREDLRVVLTGAGTSAFAGGLLAPALARALGRRVEAVATTDVVPSPADAFADDVPTLLVSFARSGDSPESLAATRLADELLTECHHLVVTCNPDGALARAHADAPRSTVLLMPPAADDRAFAMTSSLTCMTVATRLALDPAVPADAVERVAAAAEQVLATAPARTRALAAQAPPRVVYLGSGALTALARESALKLLELTAGRVVAYADSSLGFRHGPKAVLDPTTLVVVLVSGDPHARRYDLDLVAELRAGLPAGHVVVVTGDAADGDAGGADGDDGATWRVPGLEGLDDAWRALPFVVHAQLLALQTSVHLGLTPDNPFPTGEVNRVVQGVTVHPYDAGPAAARTDPSTSAPS
- a CDS encoding GntR family transcriptional regulator, coding for MPASSSTPAPPAPSDGPLLPRAALDGGLPLYGQVAARLAEDLAGAARGDRLPPERRLGERYGVSRVTLRAALGELERRGMVSSSPSRGWFVEDMKVAGPGRRSPRLQGFADFAAEHGLGTRTDVLHATTRGCTVEEAVTLRMAPGAPLFDLRRLRFLDDHVVVVERNRLPLHLCPALATTDFTQASLYATLRLADPPQVPWRADYSVEARPPEDEERRLLEVDAHVPLLVATQLSYNEEGRPLEYTVAAYRGDRYRFTASITS
- a CDS encoding ABC transporter substrate-binding protein, which translates into the protein MPTTPRHRHGRPGPSVPLARRTFLGGALGAGGLAALAGCGGGSSGDADAGGVTFGLNANAAIPTAGYDAVFRAFTEETGTAVTVNRLLYTEQVNNYLQSAPDDVLIWNAGYRMRFFAEQGLVGDLSEVWAEVGDGVADGVRQACTAADGQQYLVPFYTYPWVVYYRPSLFAENGWEVPTTLDELESLGSAMQGRGVTPFAFADQEGWEAMGTFDALNMRVNGYDFHLSLLDGAESWTDPRVRETFRVWEQLLPLHQTGALGRTWQDAAASVQRGESAMLLMGSFVLDQFEGPDRDDLDFFVYPEVEAEHGQDAVDAPVDGFMMVADPDNRDGSLELLRYLGTGAAQGVYAQTDANTVGTAADVDTAAYSPLQQKFVEVLASTPNLAQYLDRDTRPDFAAPAVIPALQAFIEDPSGVEAVLEQVQQQAEATFVD
- a CDS encoding N-acetylglucosamine kinase, with protein sequence MSGPFLGVDGGGSGTRFVLVGGDGVVLAEAAGPTTYTPTGGTALVRDVLAAGVAEVCAAAGTRPREVAHAFLGLPGYGESPDGTAPLDDVVVEVLGHDRCAADNDMVCGWAGSLAGADGVNVIAGTGSMAYGRRGDRGARVGGWGEVFGDEGSGYAVAVAGLRLFSRMADGREPAGPLLDVVRDHLDLRHDLDLVGLVHERWGADRGRVAALAPLVGRAARAGDTAARRVLQDAGGALAELVATARERLGHDPDEVVPVSWSGGLLADDVVRAALLEGLRGRGGRYEPRPPALPPVLGAALHAAALAGTPLDDAALARLRTSSTAPPERGHP
- a CDS encoding carbohydrate ABC transporter permease; the protein is MTTTAPAPTGTPPREAGRRRRRGAAHLGRRDTAVLAAMLGVPLLLSLALVWGPALLSVALSFTRWNGVGELTDAVPVGLENYRQVVTNYPPFWPALQHNVVWLVVFLVLATPTGLLLAVLLDKELRGTRVYQSAIFLPVVLSLALVGFIWQLVYSRDQGLLNAVLGTDVDWVGDSSINLWAALLAASWRHVGYVMVLFLAGLKGVDPALKEAAALDGAGEVQVFRHVTLPSLAPTSVVVLVITVIEALRAFDLVYVLNRGRNGLELLSVLVTDNIIGEASRIGYGSAVATILLVVSLGVIVPYLVVVLRERRGAS
- a CDS encoding DMT family transporter, which translates into the protein MTRNSWIPYAAGLVLFWGVWGATSGLPTARYGYPDEMVYVIWAFTMLVPAAVVLRRTTWDRRGVATGYGLVVGLTGAGGQLLLFKALTLGPAYLVFPLVALSPAITVLLALVLLRERLNRLSAAGVVMALVAVVLFSVSSGDGQGGSVAAWLPLAALVTVAWGVQAFVMRLAAVQGVNDGTTFGWMTISGLLLVPLALVMAGGLPSGVGWEAPTLAGGTQLLNAVGALFLVMALSRGKASVVAPVTNALAPVLTIVLSLLLFRTLPSVPATVGIVLALVGSTLMVRSDERRGEALAASHVPEARRRTATGADPAGRG